A genomic window from Yarrowia lipolytica chromosome 1D, complete sequence includes:
- a CDS encoding uncharacterized protein (Truncated form of YALI0D17820g, no similarity), with product MDWTDPSSGYNFIQGDFFEVSNTIAPDAIGRGALDITAIPTENDLTVKLFDEFCHDDMYESAIDSASHNSVNSTSNPTFGSPSLAPIDSAPHSANVTPQSVLAQHGLMGAPAVPEQQQSNVHIQQQYQTQVHTEDHQPQQEQAQTPSLAHPQRQPHFQNLQSQLDHEQQTQHQSDAEHQTHPSKTHQPANPPPANPPPTAASSRVGESDYE from the coding sequence ATGGACTGGACTGATCCCAGCTCCGGCTACAACTTCATCCAAGGTGACTTTTTCGAGGTGTCAAACACCATCGCCCCCGATGCCATCGGTCGCGGTGCACTTGACATCACAGCTATTCCGACTGAGAACGATCTTACTGTTAAGCTGTTTGACGAGTTTTGCCATGACGACATGTACGAATCGGCGATTGATTCCGCTTCGCACAACTCCGTCAACTCAACCTCGAATCCAACATTTGGGTCCCCCTCGTTGGCGCCGATTGATTCAGCCCCCCATTCAGCCAACGTTACGCCTCAGAGCGTATTGGCTCAGCATGGACTGATGGGTGCTCCGGCTGTtcctgagcagcagcagtcaAACGTGCACATCCAGCAACAATACCAGACCCAGGTCCATACTGAGGATCACCAGCCCCAGCAAGAGCAGGCCCAGACTCCGTCCTTGGCTCACCCTCAGCGGCAACCCCATTTCCAGAACCTGCAAAGTCAGCTAGATCATGAACAGCAGACCCAGCATCAATCTGACGCCGAGCACCAAACCCACCCCAGCAAAACCCACCAACCAGCAAACCCACCACCAGCAaacccaccaccaacagcagcttcaAGTCGAGTTGGAGAATCAGACTACGAATGA
- a CDS encoding uncharacterized protein (Truncated form of YALI0D17820g, no similarity) — MSGQIHFDRQTQLKLEFEPHPHPPVQSHSGVGMQSHAETFQNGAAQPQPSALQTGSAQPSQAQNQHPSAVSAQSTPETVPSPCLNSPPVHANDTSPGTVSAGKQSTTPQFPAQYSQSLDQSSSESQLQRQQLVVQNSSLIYNQQLLNSPSQVPQQAQFQPQLGEPSQELTMAQFPAQQVMSPVTRTLQFHVGAAPSNATLSNQPSPNQFQMIVAPAAPIGFSSRPWRTDPFQRWYSARIQMPLEPETAEDVNICNRLERAVAKVKICEDLQYSTVRAWDINQPLTLGQYDAMNKCEGEIVELSHHRLDEREQREKDDEKLALECSRNELLALHLRNQLMQFKLMFHGHPHFHALRVCNETCLTRYPAYPPPSNAVVGVAGSNASTDNMTLSPPTLLEPLSPQELRRLEQLEEENENDYSNFPWAHRLVSLTQLERWKQRTHIVGELFYSSRPIHARQIRNIVRFLEDDFMHIKVTSLRAREVLREHFKNPYVTLFDHLQRQRVPEQRNPHIYQYVESIMDNVYLSAYYRVEAKKGTRKLDGPGGEYIPDEKDIGERYCGICDKWFKTRNHNWASHMTSTHGVCSATKSIYPFPLAVILGIPSTTQKEDGLVVHQNIIFETNSDGDLQIQNESQPRHHLLPDKDIKLSGLCPICCHYVPLYCKRGATVWTTWFRHQDKHIREFNQERNGGVAVNHNNPRNNKTRKEQICKERMQAWRQQQEERMSKRLKNDDMAFLEEGVVVDNVQNGSWLNEEFAMTQAEVTLTYQMGYQESEPGIGSGIQEFF; from the coding sequence ATGTCTGGTCAGATTCATTTTGATCGCCAGACTCAGTTGAAACTGGAGTTCGAGCCACATCCACATCCTCCTGTTCAGTCTCATTCTGGAGTTGGCATGCAATCTCATGCTGAGACTTTTCAAAATGGTGCtgctcaacctcaaccGAGTGCTCTGCAGACTGGCTCTGCGCAGCCTTCTCAGGCTCAGAACCAACATCCTTCTGCCGTATCGGCGCAGTCGACACCCGAAACTGTCCCCTCGCCCTGTCTGAACTCTCCGCCCGTGCATGCAAATGATACCTCTCCTGGAACCGTTTCTGCCGGAAAGCAGTCTACCACTCCTCAGTTCCCTGCTCAGTATAGCCAGAGTCTTGATCAGAGTAGTAGTGAGTCTCAGCTGCAACGGCAGCAACTGGTTGTCCAGAATTCGTCTCTCATTTacaaccagcagcttctgaaCTCACCATCCCAAGTTCCCCAACAAGCACAATTCCAACCCCAGCTCGGAGAACCGTCGCAGGAGCTGACCATGGCTCAGTTTCCTGCTCAACAAGTGATGTCTCCGGTAACTCGCACGCTTCAGTTTCACGTGGGTGCTGCTCCTTCTAACGCGACTCTGTCTAACCAACCATCACCTAACCAGTTCCAGATGATTGTCGCTCCGGCAGCTCCCATCGGCTTTTCCtctcgtccttggagaaCAGACCCGTTTCAACGATGGTATTCTGCACGGATCCAGATGCCGTTGGAACCTGAGACGGCAGAGGATGTGAACATCTGCAACCGGCTTGAGCGAGCGGTTGCCAAGGTCAAGATCTGCGAGGACCTGCAGTACTCGACCGTCAGGGCGTGGGATATCAACCAACCTCTGACGCTCGGACAGTACGACGCCATGAACAAATGTGAAGGTGAAATCGTCGAGTTGTCACACCATCGACTTGACGAGCGAGAGCAGCGAGAGAAGGATGATGAGaagctggctctggagtGTTCCAGGAACGAGTTACTGGCTCTGCATCTTCGAAACCAACTGATGCAGTTCAAACTCATGTTTCATGGCCACCCTCATTTCCACGCGCTCCGAGTGTGTAACGAAACCTGTCTTACGCGATACCCTGCATATCCCCCTCCTTCCAATGCTGTGGTTGGAGTAGCTGGAAGTAATGCTTCGACCGACAATATGACGCTGTCACCGCCAACACTCCTAGAACCGCTCTCACCACAGGAGCTGCGGCGGCTAGAACAGCTCGAGGAAGAAAACGAAAACGACTACTCCAACTTTCCTTGGGCCCATAGATTGGTGAGCTTGACACAGCTTGAGCGATGGAAGCAACGAACGCACATTGTCGGTGAGCTCTTCTACTCGTCCCGACCAATACACGCGAGGCAGATACGCAACATTGTCAGGTTTCTGGAAGATGACTTTATGCACATCAAGGTGACCTCTCTTCGCGCCCGCGAGGTACTCCGGGAGCACTTCAAGAACCCCTACGTCACTCTGTTTGACCACCTCCAGCGTCAGAGGGTACCTGAACAGAGGAATCCCCACATCTACCAGTACGTTGAGTCGATCATGGACAATGTCTACCTGTCGGCCTACTACCGAGTGGAGGCTAAGAAGGGCACACGGAAGCTGGATGGCCCAGGAGGCGAATACATTCCAGACGAGAAGGATATTGGAGAGCGGTACTGTGGGATATGTGACAAGTGGTTCAAGACGCGAAACCACAATTGGGCGTCCCATATGACATCTACTCACGGTGTCTGCTCTGCAACCAAGTCCATCTACCCTTTCCCTCTAGCTGTCATTCTCGGCATACCTTCTACGAcccagaaggaggatgGGCTTGTGGTCCACCAGAACATCATCTTCGAGACTAACTCCGACGGCGATCTTCAGATCCAGAACGAATCCCAGCCACGTCACCATCTGCTGCCCGACAAGGACATCAAGCTCAGTGGTCTGTGTCCCATTTGCTGCCACTATGTTCCGCTCTATTGCAAGCGAGGTGCCACTGTCTGGACCACCTGGTTCCGACACCAGGACAAGCATATCCGTGAGTTCAACCAGGAACGAAACGGAGGTGTGGCTGTCAACCACAACAATCCACGAAACAACAAGACACGAAAAGAGCAGATTTGCAAGGAGCGGATGCAGGCCTGGAGACAGCAACAGGAGGAACGGATGAGCAAGCGACTCAAAAACGACGATATGGCGTtcctggaggagggtgTGGTTGTCGATAATGTTCAAAATGGCAGCTGGCTCAATGAGGAGTTTGCCATGACCCAGGCCGAGGTCACGTTGACGTACCAGATGGGGTATCAGGAGTCTGAGCCCGGTATTGGGAGTGGCATTCAGGAATTTTTTTAA
- a CDS encoding uncharacterized protein (Compare to YALI0D17842g, weakly similar to uniprot|P53264 Saccharomyces cerevisiae YGR110w) yields the protein MTLAACQKRALGAVETVLASVRVFQHSRAQHTASASSSASGSSKKFRPPTPPAGIPLSKIFNNLFPLSYSESFQQWRDRDEKGDTAQDAVLSMMPFYPNRETQSVVARTLPGGEQQDLYREGRVIRTPVSGSEFINEFEISQYKADGTSIADQDTHHIMVLHGYGAGLGFFFRNFNALSKIPNSQIHALDLLGYGLSSRPSFHIRSNPRTLLFKKWEEQVTIAENFFLDSIEEWRQKKGIKKFSVVAHSLGAYLISEYAVKYPGHIDKIVLASPAAVSHTGMQFQQQTDSNSDKGKLSNKKASLKDISQSSIDTNPTFTTAESKIPKIPLWFKIGWELNFSPFALVRQTGPLGPRFVSGWTSRRFPIDNHTTEEESKAMHKYTYEIFRRKGSGEFCLNYLLAPGAVPRRPLVERVHKLGELGISTTWVYGSNDWVDVNGGHESARRIKRAGGHAEVHVVPGAGHQLYMDQPSRFNEIVVNFLRRNTSSH from the coding sequence ATGACCCTTGCCGCCTGTCAAAAGAGAGCTCTTGGTGCGGTGGAGACGGTTCTGGCGTCGGTTCGTGTTTTCCAGCACTCCCGCGCCCAGCATACCGCTTCTGCGTCGTCATCAGCATCTGGATCGAGCAAAAAGTTCCGACCTCCTACTCCTCCAGCGGGTATTCCGCTTTCGAAAATCTTCAACAACTTGTTCCCGCTGAGCTACTCGGAATCGTTTCAACAGTGGCGAGACCGAGACGAGAAGGGCGACACTGCTCAAGATGCTGTCCTGTCCATGATGCCGTTCTACCCCAACAGAGAGACTCAGTCGGTGGTGGCTCGCACGCTGCCAGGTGGCGAACAGCAGGATCTGTACCGTGAAGGGCGTGTGATTCGGACCCCAGTCAGTGGGTCTGAGTTCATCAACGAGTTTGAGATCAGCCAGTACAAAGCCGATGGTACCTCTATTGCAGATCAGGACACACATCACATTATGGTGTTACATGGCTACGGTGCTGGGCTGGGATTCTTCTTTCGCAACTTCAACGCGCTTTCCAAGATCCCCAACTCCCAGATTCACGCGCTGGACCTCTTGGGCTACGGTTTGAGCTCTCGGCCGTCTTTCCACATCAGATCGAACCCACGCACTTTGCTGTTCAAGAAATGGGAGGAGCAGGTGACGATAGCCGAAAACTTCTTCCTGGACTCGATTGAGGAGTGGcgccagaagaagggcatTAAAAAGTTCAGCGTGGTGGCTCACTCGCTTGGTGCGTATCTCATTTCCGAATACGCTGTCAAGTACCCAGGTCACATTGACAAGATTGTTCTGGcctctccagcagctgtctCACACACTGGAATGCAGTTCCAGCAACAGACTGACAGCAATTCTGACAAGGGAAAATTGTCTAACAAAAAGGCCTCCCTCAAAGACATTTCTCAATCTTCCATCGATACCAACCCCACATTTACTACAGCCGAGTCGAAAATCCCCAAGATTCCGCTGTGGTTCAAAATTGGCTGGGAACTCAACTTTTCACCGTTTGCCCTGGTGCGTCAGACCGGCCCTCTGGGTCCCCGATTTGTGTCTGGGTGGACCTCCCGAAGATTCCCTATTGACAACCACACCACGGAGGAAGAGAGCAAAGCCATGCACAAATACACGTACGAGATTTTCCGACGAAAGGGCTCTGGAGAGTTCTGTCTCAACTACCTGCTCgctcctggagctgttcCTAGACGGCCTCTCGTGGAACGGGTCCATAAACTGGGCGAACTGGGTATCTCGACCACCTGGGTGTATGGCTCCAACGACTGGGTGGACGTGAATGGAGGCCACGAGAGTGCCAGACGAATCAAACGGGCTGGAGGTCATGCCGAAGTGCATGTTGTGCCCGGAGCTGGTCATCAGCTGTACATGGACCAGCCCAGCCGGTTCAACGAGATTGTTGTGAATTTCCTTCGACGAAACACCTCGAGCCACTAG
- a CDS encoding uncharacterized protein (Compare to YALI0D17864g, similar to uniprot|P30624 Saccharomyces cerevisiae YOR317w FAA1 long-chain-fatty-acid--CoA ligase), with the protein MVGYTISSKPVSVEVGPAKPGETAPRRNVIAKDAPVVFPDNDSSLTTVYKLFKKYAEINSERKAMGWRDTIDIHVETKQVTKVVDGVEKKVPKEWKYFEMGPYKWLSYKEALKLVHDYGAGLRHLGIKPKEKMHIYAQTSHRWMLSGLASLSQGIPIVTAYDTLGEEGLTRSLQETNSVIMFTDKALLSSLKVSLKKGTDLRIIIYGGDLTPDDKKAGNTEIDAIKEIVPDMKIYTMDEVVALGREHPHPVEEVDYEDLAFIMYTSGSTGVPKGVVLQHKQILASVAGVTKIIDRSIVGNTDRLLNFLPLAHIFEFVFEMVTFWCGASLGYGTVKTISDLSMKNCKGDIRELKPTIMVGVPAVWEPMRKGILGKIKELSPLMQRVFWASFAAKQRLDENGLPGGSILDSLIFKKVKDATGGCLRYVCNGGAPVSVDTQKFITTLICPMLIGCGLTETTANTTIMSPKSYAFGTIGEPTAAVTLKLIDVPEAGYFAENNQGELCIKGNVVMKEYYKNEEETKKAFSDDGYFLTGDIAEWTANGQLRIIDRRKNLVKTQNGEYIALEKLETQYRSSSYVANLCVYADQNRVKPIALVIPNEGPTKKLAQSLGVDSDDWDAVCSNKKVVKAVLKDMLDTGRSLGLSGIELLQGIVLLPGEWTPQNSYLTAAQKLNRKKIVDDNKKEIDECYEQS; encoded by the coding sequence ATGGTCGGATACACAATTTCCTCAAAGCCCGTGTCGGTGGAGGTCGGCCCCGCCAAGCCTGGCGAGACTGCCCCCCGACGAAACGTcattgccaaggacgcCCCTGTCGTCTTCCCCGACAACGACTCGTCCCTGACCACCGTCTACAAGCTGTTCAAAAAGTACGCCGAGATCAACAGCGAGCGAAAGGCCATGGGATGGCGAGACACCATCGACATCCACGTGGAGACCAAACAGGTGACCAAGGTCGTGGACggagtggagaagaaggtgccCAAGGAATGGAAGTACTTTGAGATGGGCCCTTACAAGTGGCTCTCATACAAGGAGGCCCTTAAGCTGGTCCATGATTATGGAGCTGGTCTTCGACACCTCGGAatcaagcccaaggagaagatgcaCATTTACGCCCAGACCTCCCACCGATGGATGCTCTCTGGCCTGGCTTCTCTGTCTCAGGGTATTCCCATTGTCACTGCCTACGACACTCTTGGAGAGGAGGGTCTCACTCGATCTCTCCAGGAGACCAACTCGGTCATCATGTTTACCGACAAGGCTCTGCTGAGCTCTCTCAAGGtctctctcaagaagggcacCGATCTGCGAATCATCATCTACGGAGGTGATCTGACCcccgacgacaagaaggccggAAACACGGAGATTgacgccatcaaggagattgttCCAGATATGAAGATCTACACCATGGACGAGGTTGTCGCTCTCGGCCGAGAACACCCCCACCccgtggaggaggtcgaCTATGAGGACCTGGCCTTCATCATGTACACCTCTGGTTCTACCGGTGTCCCCAAGGGTGTGGTTCTGCAGCACAAGCAGATCCTCGCCTCTGTGGCCGGTGTCACCAAGATCATTGACCGATCTATCGTCGGCAACACAGACCGGCTTCTCAACTTCCTGCCCCTCGCACACATTTTCGAGTTTGTGTTCGAGATGGTCACCTTCTGGTGCGGTGCTTCTCTGGGTTACGGAACCGTCAAGACCATTTCCGATCTGTCCATGAAGAACTGTAAGGGAGACATTCGAGAGCTCAAGCCCACCATCATGGTCGGCGTTCCCGCTGTCTGGGAACCTATGCGAAAGGGTATTCTTggcaagatcaaggagctgtctcCTCTGATGCAGCGggtcttctgggcctcATTTGCCGCCAAGCAGCGTCTCGACGAGAACGGACTCCCTGGTGGATCTATCCTCGACTCGCTCATTttcaagaaggtcaaggacgccACTGGAGGCTGTCTCCGATACGTGTGTAACGGAGGTGCTCCAGTATCTGTCGACACCCAGAAGTTCATCACCACTCTCATCTGTCCCATGCTGATTGGATGCGGTCTGACCGAGACTACagccaacaccaccatcatgTCGCCTAAATCGTACGCCTTTGGCACCATTGGTGAGCCCACCGCCGCCGTGACCCTCAAGCTCATTGACGTGCCTGAAGCCGGCTACTTCGCCGAGAACAACCAGGGAGAGCTGTGCATCAAGGGCAACGTCGTGATGAAGGAGTACTACAagaacgaggaggagaccaagaaggcgTTCTCCGACGATGGCTACTTCCTCACCGGTGATATTGCCGAGTGGACCGCCAATGGCCAGCTCAGAATCATTGACCGACGAAAGAACCTCGTCAAGACCCAGAACGGAGAGTAcattgctctggagaagctcgagaCACAGTACCGATCGTCGTCGTACGTGGCCAACCTGTGTGTGTACGCCGACCAGAACCGAGTCAAGCCCATTGCTCTGGTCATTCCTAACGAGGGCCCCACCAAGAAGCTTGCCCAGAGCTTGGGCGTCGATTCTGACGACTGGGACGCCGTCTGCTCCAACAAAAAGGTGGTCAAGGCtgtgctcaaggacatgcTCGATACCGGCCGATCTCTGGGTCTGTCCGGcattgagctgctgcaagGCATTGTGTTGCTGCCTGGCGAGTGGACTCCTCAGAACAGCTACCTGACTGCTgcccagaagctcaacCGAAAGAAGATTGTGGATGATaacaagaaggaaattGATGAGTGCTACGAGCAGTCTTAG
- a CDS encoding uncharacterized protein (Compare to YALI0D17886g, some similarities with uniprot|Q9UTK4 Schizosaccharomyces pombe Nucleoporin nup189 (Nuclear pore protein nup189)) yields the protein MQTIQTTLDKTLYTVPKNSRVNAKHIIAPGKAHSENIQRRPHLQLQISSLPLSVTLPQEPHSKSLNILEDPKHKHRPTGPESPSSTTQMSSNLSGYRPLGSRSPTKQPRSNPYYGRGVRSANSGRVGKTTAGSNSSFSSSFANTSGNTSFSRANRSVNLDASILGDVTVNRSLLSNISLVGSASTAGGAARHKTYNPDIRKLVIERKREPADILFGDAPPMGRARRQLTNGDLTRRENSILDETSIYATPAKINRTIDNATFDMTAETTSNMSMAPYPVNNHQQHRFHGPITTHEGRHNTMTTVSEEGTPAKLPSDYWMFPSLETLKTYTPEQLKNVEGLNIGRKNYGYISWPGTIDLSETDLDSILGFLVIFSLRAVVVYADDTNKPPLGQGLNSPAVITLEHVAKVDRRGNKLVDPTNPRVIRHRQQLQKSIESKDGKHLSYDPASGVWVFQVPHFSRWGVPDSDDEDDEDGEDEGDEDDWQEKAEQEEEEGEQVDREEDIRGAHSQKPYTQAPPLVTRATNASAATNTAAFKPAASAPASASKAAPAPASAPARKAAPAPRHNQKAIPGGWSWTAPVESDDDDDDDEYDNDYEKEQGEENDEMLEDQLEEDDEMEYDDEFAEDQDMSPETPDSQDSSDYENFRQEFAVVNIDQHVRPISNNWLTQLKFSAQAGSPLFVDAAGKPLVDIVSNGSKEIVKIDQTVNLDNLLFTNTLVNVAEEEYNKAAEKLRLPSYSAAVESSLAIFQPSGQLAVKLPHSDLTIGTVSKLCNFSENAQDDNFLGSVKEDMTAADRNNGYPRYSLESVPAHAELKGTVYSLASILFQSSTALGLSEYIGSAPVDGLQARELEASLRKQRLSQWCEKAVFEQVQSELGDNSVENIVTLLTGNRVDEACAACLKTNNVHLGVVISMMGSSASAQSTAQAQLDHWQSTNAMDLIPDYTQQVYQLAAGNIDVVCKARKLDWLREFGLRLWFGRNRDISASIAQIQSSSSDWDLRLLRLYAGKYNLEQTLTGKAFDTAVPWVLCAFFLQGHAKEAPDTADRLTLQYAAQLESMGQVENALLVLGFLVSDSAYAQAITKLVARNIVALRKLDLRSYRIHPQLLSESEALLARYENRPVDEVRYLLDAELWGAANTTVLNDVAPQAVIKGDVQSLEDVIMQFPSPERHIPTWKEGGKVYLDYARFKLSKAVDVLELANGVSHMSKALEEKSQFETRVALHVMSDDIQRSLLLAPTTDDGTKALEVLNEVTLSMKQCVYSAGTRFKASFS from the coding sequence ATGCAAACAATCCAAACGACACTTGACAAAACACTATATACGGTGCCAAAAAACTCCAGAGTAAATGCCAAACACATTATAGCACCCGGAAAAGCTCACAGCGAAAATATTCAACGTCGgccacatctccaactccagATATCCTCCCTTCCTCTCTCAGTTACCCTGCCGCAGGAACCTCACAGCAAAAGTCTAAATATTTTAGAAGACccaaaacacaaacacagaccCACAGGGCCAGAATCACCATCTAGCACGACACAGATGTCGTCCAATCTCAGCGGCTATCGACCATTGGGCTCGCGATCACCCACCAAACAGCCCCGCTCCAATCCCTACTACGGCCGGGGCGTGAGATCGGCCAATTCGGGCCGTGTGGGCAAAACCACAGCCGGTAGCAACTCCAGTTTCTCGTCCAGTTTTGCCAACACAAGCGGAAACACGTCCTTCTCGCGGGCCAATCGCTCGGTCAACCTGGATGCGTCGATTCTCGGCGATGTGACCGTCAACCGGTCGCTTTTGAGTAACATTTCGCTGGTGGGAAGCGCCTCtactgctggaggagcagccCGACACAAGACGTACAACCCCGACATCCGTAAACTCGTGATCGAACGCAAACGCGAGCCTGCAGACATTCTGTTTGGCGATGCTCCTCCCATGGGTCGAGCTCGACGACAGCTCACCAACGGAGACCTGACACGGCGGGAAAACTCCATCCTGGACGAAACATCAATCTACGCTACCCCAGCCAAGATTAACCGAACCATTGACAATGCCACCTTTGACATGACCGCCGAAACTACTTCTAATATGTCCATGGCGCCTTACCCTGTCAACAACCATCAACAGCACCGCTTCCACGGGCCCATCACAACACACGAGGGACGTCACAACACAATGACCACCGTGAGCGAGGAGGGAACACCCGCAAAGCTGCCCTCGGATTACTGGATGTTCCCGTCGCTGGAGACGCTCAAAACGTACACACccgagcagctcaagaacgTCGAGGGACTCAACATTGGCCGCAAGAATTACGGATACATCAGCTGGCCCGGCACAATCGATCTGTCTGAGACAGATCTGGACTCGATCCTCGGCTTCCTCGTCATTTTCTCACTGCGAGCAGTGGTAGTTTACGCCGATGACACTAACAAGCCTCCTCTGGGCCAGGGGCTCAACAGTCCCGCTGTGATCACACTCGAGCacgtggccaaggtggACCGACGGGGcaacaagctggtggacCCAACGAACCCTCGGGTTATtcgacacagacagcaACTGCAGAAGAGCATTGAGAGCAAGGACGGCAAGCATTTATCCTACGACCCTGCCTCGGGCGTGTGGGTCTTCCAGGTTCCTCATTTCTCGCGATGGGGGGTTCCCGATAgtgacgacgaagacgacgaaGACGGCGAAGATGAGggcgacgaggacgacTGGCAGGAAAAGGCAGagcaggaagaggaggagggagaaCAGGTGGATCGTGAGGAGGACATCCGGGGTGCCCACAGCCAGAAACCATACACACAGGCTCCTCCATTGGTGACGAGAGCAACTAatgcttctgctgccaccAACACTGCTGCATTCAAGcctgctgcatctgctcCTGCATCAGCCTCAAAGGCTGCTCCTGCACCTGCCTCTGCACCAGCTCGAAAGGCTGCACCGGCTCCTAGACACAACCAAAAGGCTATTCCTGGAGGATGGTCCTGGACAGCACCCGTGGAATctgacgatgacgatgacgatgacgagTACGACAACGACTATGAGAAGGAACAGGGAGAGGAGAATGACGAGATGCTTGAAGACCAactcgaggaggatgacgagatggagtacgacgacgagtttgcCGAGGATCAGGACATGTCCCCCGAGACACCCGACTCCCAGGATTCGTCTGACTACGAGAACTTCCGCCAGGAGTTTGCCGTGGTCAACATTGACCAGCATGTGCGGCCTATCTCGAACAACTGGCTCACTCAGCTCAAGTTCTCTGCCCAGGCAGGGTCTCCCTTGTTTGTGGACGCCGCAGGCAAGCCCCTGGTTGATATTGTTAGCAACGGctccaaggagattgtcaagatCGACCAGACTGTCAATCTCGACAATCTTCTATTTACAAACACCCTGGTGAAcgtggccgaggaggagtacaaCAAGGCTGCTGAAAAGCTGCGTCTTCCCTCGTACTCGGCAGCTGTGGAATCGTCGTTGGCAATCTTTCAGCCCAGCGGCCAGCTGGCTGTCAAGCTGCCCCATAGTGATCTCACAATTGGCACTGTCAGCAAACTGTGCAACTTTTCGGAGAATGCGCAGGACGACAACTTTCTGGGTTcagtcaaggaggacatgACTGCTGCTGACAGAAACAACGGCTACCCGCGGTACTCCCTCGAGTCCGTGCCTGCTCATGCGGAGCTCAAGGGCACCGTCTACTCTTTGGCATCCATTCTTTTCCAGTCTTCGACTGCTCTAGGACTGTCAGAGTACATTGGATCGGCTCCTGTGGATGGTCTTCAGGCGAGAGAGCTTGAGGCATCTCTGCGAAAGCAGCGGTTGTCACAGTGGTGTGAGAAGGCTGTTTTCGAGCAGGTGCAGAGCGAGCTGGGTGACAATTCCGTGGAAAATATTGTGACTCTTTTGACAGGCAACCGGGTCGATGAGGCATGCGCTGCTTGtctcaagaccaacaacGTGCATCTTGGTGTTGTTATTTCCATGATGGgctcttctgcttctgcgCAATCCACTGCACAGGCGCAACTGGACCACTGGCAGAGCACTAACGCCATGGATCTCATTCCCGACTACACCCAGCAGGTGTACCAGCTTGCCGCTGGCAACATCGACGTTGTTTGCAAGGCCCGCAAGCTCGACTGGCTGCGTGAGTTCGGTCTGCGGCTCTGGTTTGGCCGAAACCGAGACATCTCGGCCTCAATTGCCCAAATCCAGTCCTCTTCGTCCGATTGGGATCTGCGTCTGCTCCGTCTGTATGCTGGAAAGTATAACTTGGAGCAGACCTTGACCGGAAAGGCCTTTGATACCGCTGTTCCGTGGGTCCTTTGTGCATTCTTCCTTCAGGGACATGCCAAGGAAGCCCCCGACACTGCTGATCGGCTTACTCTCCAATACGCTGCCCAGCTGGAGTCTATGGGTCAAGTGGAGAACGCTCTGCTTGTTCTTGGTTTTCTGGTTTCGGATTCAGCGTACGCCCAGGCCATCACCAAGCTTGTAGCTCGAAACATCGTGGCGTTGCGTAAGCTGGATCTCCGCAGCTACCGAATCCACCCGCAACTCCTTTCCGAGTCTGAGGCGCTGTTGGCTCGATACGAGAACCGCCCTGTCGATGAAGTGCGGTACTTGTTGGACGCCGAGCTCTGGGGTGCTGCCAACACCACTGTTCTCAACGATGTGGCTCCTCAGGCGGTCATCAAGGGTGATGTTCAGTCGCTGGAGGATGTCATCATGCAGTTCCCCAGCCCTGAGCGCCACATTCCCACATGGAAGGAAGGGGGAAAGGTGTACCTAGATTACGCTAGGTTCAAGCTGAGCAAGGCGGTGgatgttcttgagcttgcaAACGGAGTGTCGCACATGTCCAAGGCCcttgaggagaagagccAATTTGAGACACGGGTGGCTTTGCATGTCATGTCTGACGATATTCAGCGGTCACTGCTGTTGGCTCCCACTACAGATGATGGTACCAAGGCGCTGGAGGTGCTCAACGAGGTGACGCTGTCGATGAAACAGTGTGTTTATAGTGCTGGAACTCGCTTCAAGGCCAGTTTTAGTTAA